The Spirochaetaceae bacterium genome segment TTCAGAAAGCCGGCGAAGTACTGGTACATGTCGCCGAGGTACTCGGAGTCGGGCTGGGCAAGGTCGAGAAACTCGTGCAGGGTCTGAACCCGGCTCAGGAACGTCTTGGCGGAGCGGAACTTGTTGAACGTCTTCTCCTCGAAGGAAATCGGTCGATCGCGGACCGAGTAAAGGTCCAGCTTGCCCGGCGGACTGCCGAATATCGAATCGGTCTTCAGGATACGCCGCGCGGTGGTGCTCCACTTGGTCCACTCACTTGGGGTCAGGATGCGAGGCACCAGCTCGGCCTTGATGCGTTTCATGTCGGCCGCGTTGTTGAAACTCTTGATGATGGTACGCAACGCCCACACCGGATCGGCCTTTACCCGGTCCTTGATCTTGTCACGGGGCACGGTCGCGCGAATCACCCAGAAATGGTCGTTGGCAAGGATGTGGAGCGCGCTCACGGCCATTTTCAGAGACATTTTGTGGCCACGCTTCTTGAGAAAGTCGATCACGAATTGATCGTCCTTGATTGACTTGATCCGACCGAGACCCCAAGTGCGGTGAAACACGTAGTGACCCTCGTCGAAACTGATGTGCTTTTCGAAGTCGGCAATTGCTTCGTGCACGTTGCGCCAGGACTGGCTCAGATTGGAGATCTTGATATAGTCGTCGAGATGGCTGTGCCCGGCGTACCGGTTGGAGTAGACGTCGACAAGTTCGGCGCGCGCACCATTGTTCTTGGGATCGTGGTATAGGATACGCTTCAATATCGCCACCGAAGCATCCCAGTTTTCGTCCTCGCGGAAGTGCGGATACAAGACCTCGAGGAGCGATACTGCGCGGTCGCCGCCGAGAGCGCGTGCCACTCTTGCCTCGATTTGCATCAAGCCTTCGAGATCGTCAGGCTGCAGCTCGATGATTTTTCCCCAAACCTGTTTTATCGGCGAATGCTGGCGGCGATTGATATAGCGGTGCAGGGCCTTCTTGTAGTACGAGAGAGCACTGTCGAGGTCGCTTTCTTCCTCGCTCTTTTCGGCCAGCGCGCGTGCCGTATCGGCATCTTCGAAGTCGACCTTTATGAGGCGTTCCCAAATCTCGTATTGTTGCTCTTTGTCACCGGTCTTGTCGTAGGTGTCGGCCAACGTACGCAGCGCGAACTTGTTTTCTCCGTGCGCCAATATGCCGGTACACAGGTACTGCACAATATTCCACTTGGCACTGTCTACGAACATGTTCGTCAATACTACCAGGTTGGAGTCGTCGACGATGCGTCTGCCCAGGGTCAGGGTGCCGGCAAGATACAACGCGATAATGCTGTCCCGGCTGACCTGCAAATGATCTTCGCAGAGTTCCTGAACTGCATTCTGAACATCCTGTTCCTTGGCTTCGCGCAGGAGTTCGTCAAGTTCGTGGAAGTTGGAGGTGGTGTAGCCGGTCAACGCGGCTCGCGTCCACTTCTCTTCATTGAGCATCTCTTCGATTCGATTCAAAAGTGATTCTGTCATTCTTCGTTACTTCGCCGTGAAGCCACGAAACGCGGCCCCCTGATCGAGCAGATAAGCGGCACGGTCATTCTCCTCAAGGTCGTATAGTCGTCGGCGCCGCTCGCCCCAGAACCGGACACTCTTGAGGGTAGCGGTGATGCCCTCATACTCTACGTCGAGTCCAAGGGCGCGTTCCAACACTCTGGCTGCATCCCCGAAAGCGCCGATCCTGAGCTTTCCAGCGCGCTGTTGACCAGATACGCGATGTCATTCGATTCGAACGTGAGCTGGCGGCCGGGCATTGCGGGAATGGTGTACGATGAGAGTATACCGAACCGCCCGGTACGTCAAACCGGTGTCGAACCCGGATGCCCGCGGGGTCGCGCGACACGCTTGTCGCGGTACCGCAACCGGTCTAACTTGACGCGGCATGGATGAACTGCCGCAACTGGCTCGGTTTCAGCGCCGCGCGTCGCAGGCCGGTGGGCCCGTGGTCGCGCCGTCGCTGTTGGCCGCGGACGCCGGCGACCTTGCCGGGGGGCTCGCCGTGGCCGAGCGGGCGCGGGCCGAGTGGCTGCACATCGACGTGATGGACGGGGTGTTCGTGCCGCCGATTTCCTTCGGCGCCGATACCGTGGCCGCGTTGCGCAGGCGCACCGGCCTGCTGCTCGACGTGCATCTGATGACCGTGCACCCGGAGCGCCACGTGGCGCAATTCGCGGACGCCGGCGCCGACCTGATCACCATTCACCTTGAGACCGCCGTGCATGCACACCGTACTCTGCATGCGATACGCGCCGCCGGCGCGGCAGCCGGGGTCGCCATCGTGCCATCGACCCCGGCCGCGCTGCTGTGCGAACTCTGGGACGCCGTCGACCTGGTGCTCGTCATGACCGTGAACCCGGGGTATGGCGGCCAGCGGCTCATACCGCGCTGCGTGCGCAAGGTCGCTCAGGTGGCGGCGGCACGGCAGGAAGCGGGAGCGGGGTTCCTCATCCAGGCGGACGGCGGCATCACCGGCGACACGGCACCGGACGTGTTCCGCTCCGGCGCCGACGTGCTGGTGGTGGGAACGGCATTTTACCGGGCGCAGGACCCGGCCGCCGTGGTGCGCGACCTGTCCGCGGCCGGTCGGTGATGCGTGCGGTGGTACAGCGCGTGCTGTCTTGCGAGGTGCGCGCCGAAGCCGGCCGAACGGACGCCGCCGGGCGGTCCGCGTCGGCCCGCTCCGTTGCACCGGCATCCTACCGGGCGCGCATCGGGCGCGGTTTGCTGGTATACCTCGCCGTCGCCGCCGAAGACGGCGCCGACGATCTTGCCTACATGGCCAACAAGGTCGCCGGGCTGCGGGTGTTCGCCGACGGCGAGGGTCGCATGGAACGCTCGGTCGCCGACATCGGCGGCGAGGTGCTCGTGGTGTCACAGTTCACGTTGTACGGCGACGTGCGGCGCGGGCGGCGGCCCTACTTCGGTCGCGCCGCGAACCCCGATGCGGCCGCGACTCACTACGAGGCGTTCATTGCCCGCTTGCGGCAGCGCGGATTGCGAGTGGCGAGCGGCCTCTTTCAGGCCCACATGCAGGTGGATGCGGTCAACGACGGCCCGGTGACCATCCTGCTCGACTCGGAGCGCTGCTTCTGACCGCGCTCGGACGCCGCGGGCGGCGCCGTTCATTGACCTGTAACTGACTACGGCGTACCATGTTGGGGCACCGTTTGAAGCGTCAGCCCTTTCTGCGCCTATTACAATAGTACCAACATCATGAAGTGGGCGACCCGACCGGCCGGTGACACGGCCCGAGGGCCGGCCCGGGAGGAAGTATGGCAAAGCAGGTCAGCAAAGGACAGAGCGTCACGGCGACGGCGGCAGCCGTTCCGGCGGGTGAGTTTTCCATCGGTCCCGATCCGGAACGCTTGAAGGCACTCGACGCGGCCCGGTTGCAGATCGAGAAGCAATTCGGCAAGGGCTCGATCATGCAGCTCGGTTCGGCGGCTCAGCAGGCGGACATTCGCGTGGTACCGTCGGGGTCGGTGCTGCTCGACGCGGCCATGGGGGTGGGAGGATACCCGCGCGGCCGCATCATCGAGATCTTCGGACCCGAGTCATCCGGCAAGACCACCCTGGCTCTGCACGCGATCGCGGAGGCGCAGAAGGAACTGGGAATCGCGGCGTTCGTGGACGCCGAGCACGCGCTCGATCCGCACTACGCACGATCGCTCGGGGTGGACATCGACAAGCTCTGGGTGTCGCAGCCCGATCACGGGGAGCAGGCCCTGGAGATCGTCGAGTCGCTGATTCGCTCCGGAGCGGTGGACATCATCGTGGTCGACTCGGTGGCGGCGCTGACGCCGCGCGCCGAGATCGAGGGCGACATGGGCGACTCTCACATGGGGCTGCAGGCGCGGCTCATGAGCCAGGCGCTGCGCAAGCTGACCGCCACGATCAGCAAGTCGGGCACCTGTCTCATGTTCATCAACCAGACGCGCATGAAGATCGGCGTCATGTTCGGCAACCCGGAGACGACCACCGGCGGAAACGCGCTCAAGTTCTATTCGACGATCCGCATGGAGGTGCGCAAGATCGAGACCATCACCAAGGGTGCGGACAATCCCCTCGGCAACCGGGTGCGCGTACGCGTGGTCAAGAACAAGGTCGCGCCGCCGTTCCAGAAGGTGGAACTGGAGATCATCTTCGGCAAGGGCATCTCGGCAGCCGGTAGCCTGCTCGATGCCGCCGTTGCGAATGGCATCATCGACAAGAGCGGCACCTGGTACTCGTACGGCGACGACCGCATCGGACAGGGGCGTGAGAACGCGAGGCGCTTCCTGGAGGAGAAGCATGACGTGCGCGAGGCGATCGATGAGCGGGTGCGGACGCTGCTGTTCGGCGACGCGTCTGATGGCGCGGCGGACGACTGACCGCCGGGCGCGCGCAACCTCCGCGGGTTGACCGTGCTCCGGTCAAACGCGTTACCATCCCGGTGATTGCAATGTCGACCGCGTACGATCAGGCCAACGGCCGCGCGCCGCCCGAGTTGCCATTCGCGGGCAGCAGCGGTCCGGAGGAAGCGTTCACCGACCTCAGTTTCCAACTGCACGAGTTCGAGGGCCCCCTCGACCTCCTGCTTCACCTGATTCAGCGCGCCGAGGTCAACGTCTACGACATCCCCATCGCCGCCATCACCGACCAGTACCTGCGCTACGTGGCGTCGTCCGCCGCCCGCAACGGCGATCCACAGCGCCGTCTCGAACACTTGACGCAGTTCCAGGTGATGGCGGCGACGCTGTTGCATATCAAGTCACGCATGCTGCTGCCGCTCCCGTATGCCGACGACCAGCCGTACGAGGATCCGCGCCGGGAGCTTGTCGAGCAGCTTCTGGAATACCAGCGGTTCAAGCGGCTCAGCGAGATCCTGGCGCAGCATCAGGAGGAGGCGCACTGGATCATCACGCGCAACGAACCAAGGGCGCTCGTCGAGTCACCCGAGTGGAACGGCGGAAACGAGGTGCAGCTTTCCCCGGACGATCTCCTGGCCGCGTTCAAGAGCATCGTGGCCGCCATCGGCGGCGAACAGCTCACCAGCCTGTACGAGGAGTTTACCGTCAACGAGAAGATCGCCCTGGTGTACGAGCGGTTGGCCCTGACCGAGGCGTTCTCGTTCCTGGAGTTGGTGCGCGGCGGATCGGCGCTGGAGATTATCTGCGCGTTCTGGGCGGTGCTCGAACTGGCCAAGAGTCAGACCATTGCGGTCGTGCAGCGCCAACAGTTCGCTCCCATCATGGTGGAGCGGCGCGGCACCGGGCCCTTGACGGCGTCCGAGTCCGGCGCGTGAGCCGAGTCGTGGACGGTACCGGGAAGGCCGTCGCCCCTCCGGCCGGACTGGAGCAGCAGAGCAGACTGCTCGAGGGTATCCTCATGGTGGAGGCCGAACCGCAAAGCACCGAGCGGCTGGCACGACTCACCGGCATGCCCGCCGATGCGGTGCGCGCCGCGGTGGCCGAGGTACAGCGTCGCTTCGAGGACCCGGATCACGGGGTCCAGGTGCTGGAAGTGGCGGGAGGCTTTACGCTGGTTCCGAAAGCCGAGTTGTGGCCGTGGTTGCGCCACCACTATGGACGCCTGTCGCGCGGCAGCCTGTCGCGTGCGGCGCTGGAGACGCTGGCAATCGTCGCCTACTCGCAGCCGATCACCCGCAGCGAGATCGAAAGCGTGCGTGGAGTGTCGGCGGACGGCATGCTTCGGCAGCTCGGCGAGCGCGACCTGGTCCGCGAGGTGGGCCGCAAGGACGCCCCGGGGCGTCCGATCCAATACGGCACCTCCGGTGAATTCCTGCGCATCTTCGGGATCTCCTCCATCGCCGACCTTCCCAAGCTGGCAGAGGCCGACCGGGCGAAGTTCAAGCTGCCCGATGGCTGACGCGCCGGCGCCGCCGGTCGCACCGAGCGCCGGCTCGGACGACGCGCCGCAGCGGTTGCAGGTGTTTCTCGCACGCGCCGGGGTGGCTTCGCGGCGGGGCGGCGAGCGGCTCATCGCGAGCGGCAGGGTGGCGGTAAACGGAGAGCAGGTCACGGTGCAGGGGTGTACGGTGGCGGCGGGTGACCGCGTAACCCTCGATGGCAGGGTAGTGACCGCCGAGCGCCGGCCGGTCCACGTCGCGCTGCACAAGCCGGTGGGCTACCTGTGCTCGAACGCCGACCCGCGCGGGCGTCGGCTTGCACGAGACCTGCTTCCGCCTGAAGCCGGACGGGCGTTCCACGTGGGAAGACTGGATCTCGCATCAAGCGGACTCATCCTGTTCACCAACGACGGGCAGCTCGCGGTTCGCGCCACGCATCCGAGATACGGTGTGGAAAAGGAGTACGAGGTAACCACCGACCTCCCGGTTTCAACCGCCGTGCTGGAGCGATATCGAGCCGGCTGGTGCATCGACGGCACCACCTACACGCTGGCCGGTTATCGCCGCATCGACGGCAACCGCGTGACGCTGACCCTGACCGAGGGGCGCAATCGCGAAATCCGCCGGGTGCTCGGGCACGCAGGCAAGCAGGTTCGCCGCCTCGTGCGCGTGCGGATCGGTCCGGTCACCCTGGACGGCATTGCTTCGGGAACGTGGCGGGCACTGAATTCAGCGGAGGTGGCCTGGTTTCTCGATCGCCGGCCGCGAGCGGTGCGCCGCGTCGGGGCGGGGCGGCCGCGATGAGGGCGCCGGCGGTGATCGCGATCGATGGGCCGTCCGGTTCCGGCAAGTCCACCGTCGCGAGGTGCGTGGCGCGCAGGCTGCACCTCCCGTGGCTGAGCTCCGGCGCACTGTACCGCGCGGTGACACGGTTGGCGTTGGACCGGCTGGGCGGAACCAGGAGTACCGAGCGGATACTCGACATGATGCGGTCGACGCACTGGACGGTGAGCGGTGATTCGGTATATGCTGGCGACCTGGACCTTAGCCCGACACTATACAGTTCGGCAGTGGACGCTCTGGTGGCGCCGCTGTCCGCCGTTCCCGCGATTCGCACCGAGATCAATCGGACCCTGCGGGCACGGGTGTCCGTCGGCAGGTGGGTGGTCGAAGGCCGCGACATGGGGACCGAAGTGTTCCCCGATGCGATCGTGAAGGTATTTCTCGACGCCCACCCGGATGTGCGGGCAACCAGGAGGGCGCGTCAGCGCGGGTCGGCCGGTCGGATGGTCGGGCGGATCGCCGAGGAACTGGCCGAACGCGACCGCCGCGACCGGCGGAAACCGATGGGTGCGCTGCGTCCGGCCGCGGATGCGCAACTCATTGAAACTTCGCACTTGACGGTGGCTCAGGTTTGTGCGAAGGTTGTGTCCGTAATCCCCACTAATTTCCCCCCGGAGTAATCCTGTTCGCATTATGAGCGACTCGGAAGCAGGCGCATCGAAGCCCCAATCCTTCGAATCACAACTGCAAGAGCAATACATCACCCGCCTTGACCAGGTGGAAGAGGGTCAGTTGATCACGGGTCACGTGATCGAAGTTGGCCCCGAAACCGTGTTCGTGGACGTCGGTCTGAAGTCGGAAGGCCGCATACCACTCGACGAATTCGACAAACCGCCGCACGTGAAGGACGAGGTGAACGTCGTGCTGTTGCGCAAGGAGGGCCGCCACGGTGAGGTGGTGGTGTCCAAGCGCAAGGCCGACGAGCAGGTCGTGTGGCGGGCCCTGAAGGAGTCCGACGAGACCGGCGAGCCGGTGCCCGGTCGCGTCACCCGGAAGATCAAGGGCGGCTACGAAGTCGACCTCGGCGCGGCTCTGCGAGCGTTCGTGCCGTTCTCGAAGGTCGACGTGATGCGGGTACGGGACGAGGACGCCTACATCGGCCTGGAGACGCGGTTCTTCGTGGAGCAGCTCTACAACCGCGGCAAGGTCAACATCGTCCTGAACCGTAAGTCGTGGTTGGAGCGCGAAGCGCGCAAGAAGCGCGATCAGTTCTACGAGAGCGCGGCGGTGGGAGACGTGTACCGCGGCACCGTGAAGACGTTCACCTCGTTCGGCGCGTTCGTCGACCTGGGCGGTTTCGACGGACTGCTGCACGTCAACGACATGCGCTGGGGACACGTGGCCTCACCCAAGGATGCCGTGGTGATCGGCGAAGAGGTGGACGTCAAGGTGATCCGCATCGATCGCGACTCGCAGAAGGTCAATCTCAGTCTCAAGCACTTCACGCCCGATCCGTGGACCACCTTCGAAGAGCGCTACACCGTGGACGACGTGGTTACCGGCAAGGTGAGCAAGATCACGGACTTTGGTGCGTTCATCGAAATCGAGCCCGGCATCGAGGGTCTGCTGCACATCTCGGACATGTCGTGGGTCAGGAAGATCGGCCACCCGCGCGAGGTGCTCGGCGGCGGCGACGAGGTGCAGGTCAAGATCCTGGACTACGACCTGGAGCGGGGCAAGCTCTCGCTCGGGCTCAAGCACGTCCTGCCGAATCCATGGGATACCGTGGAGGAGCGGTTCCCGCCCGGCAAGGTGGTAAAGGGTACCGTGCGCAACATCACCAGCTACGGAGCGTTCGTGCAGTTGGAGGAGGGCATCGACGGGTTGTTGCACGTCGAGGACATGTCCTGGACCAAGAAGGTGCGCAATCCAGGCTCGGTCGTGAATTCCGGCGAGGAGATCGAAGTTGCGGTGGTCGATCTGGACAAGAAGGCACGCCGCATCCGGCTTGGCCTGAAGCAGCTCTCCGACGACCCGTGGGAGGCCCTGGCGCGCGCCTTCAAGCGTGGCAGCGTCATCGAGGGCGAGGTCAGCAGCAAGACCGATTTCGGGGTGTTCCTGCGGGTGCAGGGAGGCATCGAGGGGCTGATCGCGAACAACCAGCTCGCCGAGCCGAGCGGCGGCGCCATCGACCGGATGCGCGACGAGATCCGCGTCGGCGATCCGTTGAAGGCGGTTGTTACCGAGGTGAGCGCCGACAAGCAGCGCCTGTCCCTGTCGCTGCGCGAGTTGCAGCGCCGTGAAGAACGTCAGGAACTGGTGAAGTATATTCACGACGATGAAGAGCCGGATCGCGTTTCGCTTGGCGAGTTCCTCAGAGACCGCACGAACGACTGATGTACCGGAGTCGCGACTCGGAGAGGCGCACCGGTGAGTAGCGCCCAATCATCGTCGGCAGGTACGTCCGGTGTCGTCACCCTGGTGTCGGCATTCGTCGAACGCTACCGGCTGCCGCTGCTGGTGGTTGCGGGCGTGGTGGTGGCGGCGCTCGGCGTGTGGCTGATCTGGGCCGAGCGCGAGCGCAGCGTGGAGGAGAGTTCGGCGCTGCGCGCCGAGCAGTTGCAGGACCTGTTCGAGTCTTGGAACGGAGCCCCGGAGGGCACGCGCAAGACCAATCTGGGCAACGACCTCATCGAAGAGGTGGATCTCCTGTTGCGGCAATTCTCGCGCCGCTATGCCGCCCAGCGGGCGCTCTACGTGCGCGCCGAGTACTGGTTCGCGACCGAGCAGTGGCAGAATGCCGCCGCTGACTGGCAGGAGCTGGCTGCCCGCTGGCCCACCAGTTACCTGGCGCCGTTGAGCATCTTCAACGCCGCGGTCGCCCTGGAGGAAGCCGGCGACGCCGAGGCGGCGCGCGCGCATCTCGAGCGCCTGGTCGCCGACTGGGAGGACAACCTGCTGGTCCCTCGTGCGCTGTTTTCCATCGGCCGCATGGCTGAGCAGCGGGCCGACTACGACGCGGCGCGCGACGCGTACGCCCGGGTGACCGACGATCACGGCGGCAGTAGCTGGGCTACCGCCGTGCGCAACCGCCTCATCGCACTGGAAACGCAGGGCCTGCTGCCCGCAGAGTAGGGGAGCGTGGCGCTCGGGCGGACGCTGCGCGCAGGCGCGCTGGTGATCGCGGCCGCAATCTGCGCCATCGCGGGCTGCGGCCTTCCCGACCCCCGGCCTGTCCTGTCCCCACCCACGGACCCTGGCTCTTCCGTAACCGCGAAACAATTCACGTTCGCAGTACCGAAGTCCACCGTCCGGGGCATCGAGTTCCGGGGCATCGAGCTGTACTACCGGATTTTCCCCGTCGAGTCGGTGCCCGAGCGCGACCTGGAGTCGCGCGAGGAGTTGGCGGCGGCCGGATTCCGCCGCGTCGCGAGCAGCAGCGACGACGACCCACCGTCACTTCCGTTGATCGACGGCCCGGGTACCGGTGTCGTGGTCACGCTCGATTTCAGCCCGACGGACATCGGGGCAGACCCGGACGCCACCTGGGACGGCGGCCAGCCGGTGTACCTGCGGCGGGCGGTCCGGAGTGGTACCGACGACTACAAGAGGTTCGCGTGCGACGAGTTCGCCCCCGGCGACGTCGACATCGCGACCGTGACCGAGGAGCTTGCCGATCCCGAGAATTGCGAGATGGTACAGTTGCAACTGTTCGCGCTGTCCTACGGGGACACCGACCGGTTCACCGTCTACAGCGAGGCATTGAACCTTGGGTCCATCGACCTGACGTTCGGGCGCCAGTGATCGAGTACATCGAGGTCGGGCTGACATTCGTCACGATTGGGCTGACCGCGGCGATCTTCTGTCATTTCGTGTTGCGCCGCCGGGTGCCGGGGGAGTTCTGGGGAGCGCTGATCGTCGGGTTGATCGGCGCCGTGCTCGGCGGCCTCCTGGACCAGGCGTTCGCGGGCGTGATCGAGCGCTTGTCGCACTTCAATACCGTCAACGTGTTCGCGGCGGCGTTCTGTGCGTTCCTGCTGATCTGGTTGTTTTCCCGCCTCAACGACTGATCGCGCTGACCCAAGCGCGTGCTCGCTCGACATGCTCGCCGACCCGCCACAAGGACACGAAGATGTCGCGCACCACGCCTTGCTCGTCGATGAGGAAGGTGACGCGTCCGGTACGGTTCAGCAGCAGGCGCGTGCTCGCCCCGTACCGCCGGCGTACGGCTCCGTCCGGGTCGCTGGCGATGGGAAACGGCAGCGCGTGGCGGGCGGCGAAGCCGTGGTGGGTCTCGGGTGAATCGCTGCTGACGCCGACCACCTCGGCGCCGGCGGTCACCAGCTCCTCGTAGATGTCGCGGAATGCGCACGCCTGCGCGGTGCATCCCGCCGTGTGGTCGCGCGGATAGAAGAACAGCACCACCTTGCGCCCGCGCAGGGAGCTGAGTCGCAGTGGGGTACCGTCTGCGGTGGTCAACTCGAAGTCGGGCGCCTGCTCATGCAAGGAAACGCTCACCGTGAGTCCCAGTCTACCAGCAAATCGCACCCGTTCGGAACCCCGTGCAAAGCGCCGATAATGTATATTCTGTCTACTTGTGGGCACGGGAGGCGCCGCTGGAGGCCCTCTTCGCGGTTCGGGCCGCCAATGCTATCCTCCCGGGTATGAACAAGATCGAGCGAATGCACACCATGCTGCGTGGCGAGCGGCCGGACCGGGTGCCGGCCGGGTTCTGGTTTCACTTTCCGGAATCCGCGGCCGCCGGCACCGCAATGGCGCAGGCGCACATCGACTACTACCGCGCCGCCGACCCCGACCTGCTGAAGGTGATGAACGACAACGGCTACAAGGCGGTCGGCGTGGACGTGGTGAGGTCGCCCGCGGACTGGCGCAAGCTGGAGCCGGCGCCGTTGTCGTCGGCGCCCTACCAGGCCCAGCTCGCGGGCCTGCGCGAACTGGTGGATACCCTCGGCGGCGAGGTGCTGATGGCGACGACCATCTTCAACCCGTACGCCACCGGCAACAAGATCAGTGACAACAAGGTCACCGAGCACCTGAAGGAAGACCCGGAGGCGGTGTCGGCGGGGCTTGGCGCGATCGCGGAGAGCCTGGCCGCGTTCTCGGCTGCCTGCATCGATGCCGGGGCGGCCGGCATCTACTTCTCGGCGCAAGGCGGCGACGCGTCCCGGTTCACCGCGGAGGAGCATCTGCGCTACATCAAGCCGCACGACGTCACCGTGCTGGAGGCGGCCACGGCGGCGGGCGCCACCTGCAACATCCTGCATATATGCGGGCGCGGGATCCGGTTGCAGCACTACGTGGACTACCCGGGGCACACGGTGAACTGGGCGCCGCAGAACGACAACCTGACCCTGCCGGCCGGCCGCGACCTGTTTCGGCGGCCGATCATCGGCGGCATCGACGAGCGCGGACCGATCGTGGATGGGCCGCGCGCGGCGATCGCCGCCGAGGTGCACGGTGCGCTGGCCACGATGGGCAGCGCCGGATTCATGGTCGGCGCCGGCTGCACGCTGCCGAACGACGTGGAGGTGGAACACCTCGCGTGGGCGCGCGAGGCGGTGGCCTAGGAGCCTGTCGGATTCCGGCAGGCTCCTAGGTAGGCCGGTTGGGCCGGAAGCGCCGCCGCAGGCGGGGATTTCGGGGCGCTAGCGGCGCTGCCCGGCGGCGGGTACGGTCACGGATAGCGGGCGCGGAACTCCCCTACCCGGGCGCGCGCGCCGGTGTCGAGGCCGCTGCGCTCGCCACGCGCGAGCAGGTGGTAGCCGAGCCCGGCTATCATGGCCGCGTTGTCGGTGCACAGCCTGAGGCTGGGATAGACCGTGCGCACCGGTTCGGCGTCCAGCCGGCGCCGCAGGTAGGTGTTGGCGGCCACGCCTCCGGCCGCCACGATGCAGTCGATGCCGGTTTCGCG includes the following:
- a CDS encoding segregation/condensation protein A; amino-acid sequence: MSTAYDQANGRAPPELPFAGSSGPEEAFTDLSFQLHEFEGPLDLLLHLIQRAEVNVYDIPIAAITDQYLRYVASSAARNGDPQRRLEHLTQFQVMAATLLHIKSRMLLPLPYADDQPYEDPRRELVEQLLEYQRFKRLSEILAQHQEEAHWIITRNEPRALVESPEWNGGNEVQLSPDDLLAAFKSIVAAIGGEQLTSLYEEFTVNEKIALVYERLALTEAFSFLELVRGGSALEIICAFWAVLELAKSQTIAVVQRQQFAPIMVERRGTGPLTASESGA
- the scpB gene encoding SMC-Scp complex subunit ScpB, with the protein product MSRVVDGTGKAVAPPAGLEQQSRLLEGILMVEAEPQSTERLARLTGMPADAVRAAVAEVQRRFEDPDHGVQVLEVAGGFTLVPKAELWPWLRHHYGRLSRGSLSRAALETLAIVAYSQPITRSEIESVRGVSADGMLRQLGERDLVREVGRKDAPGRPIQYGTSGEFLRIFGISSIADLPKLAEADRAKFKLPDG
- the rpe gene encoding ribulose-phosphate 3-epimerase; the encoded protein is MDELPQLARFQRRASQAGGPVVAPSLLAADAGDLAGGLAVAERARAEWLHIDVMDGVFVPPISFGADTVAALRRRTGLLLDVHLMTVHPERHVAQFADAGADLITIHLETAVHAHRTLHAIRAAGAAAGVAIVPSTPAALLCELWDAVDLVLVMTVNPGYGGQRLIPRCVRKVAQVAAARQEAGAGFLIQADGGITGDTAPDVFRSGADVLVVGTAFYRAQDPAAVVRDLSAAGR
- a CDS encoding pseudouridine synthase yields the protein MADAPAPPVAPSAGSDDAPQRLQVFLARAGVASRRGGERLIASGRVAVNGEQVTVQGCTVAAGDRVTLDGRVVTAERRPVHVALHKPVGYLCSNADPRGRRLARDLLPPEAGRAFHVGRLDLASSGLILFTNDGQLAVRATHPRYGVEKEYEVTTDLPVSTAVLERYRAGWCIDGTTYTLAGYRRIDGNRVTLTLTEGRNREIRRVLGHAGKQVRRLVRVRIGPVTLDGIASGTWRALNSAEVAWFLDRRPRAVRRVGAGRPR
- the dtd gene encoding D-aminoacyl-tRNA deacylase; amino-acid sequence: MRAVVQRVLSCEVRAEAGRTDAAGRSASARSVAPASYRARIGRGLLVYLAVAAEDGADDLAYMANKVAGLRVFADGEGRMERSVADIGGEVLVVSQFTLYGDVRRGRRPYFGRAANPDAAATHYEAFIARLRQRGLRVASGLFQAHMQVDAVNDGPVTILLDSERCF
- the cmk gene encoding (d)CMP kinase — encoded protein: MRAPAVIAIDGPSGSGKSTVARCVARRLHLPWLSSGALYRAVTRLALDRLGGTRSTERILDMMRSTHWTVSGDSVYAGDLDLSPTLYSSAVDALVAPLSAVPAIRTEINRTLRARVSVGRWVVEGRDMGTEVFPDAIVKVFLDAHPDVRATRRARQRGSAGRMVGRIAEELAERDRRDRRKPMGALRPAADAQLIETSHLTVAQVCAKVVSVIPTNFPPE
- the recA gene encoding recombinase RecA, translated to MGPDPERLKALDAARLQIEKQFGKGSIMQLGSAAQQADIRVVPSGSVLLDAAMGVGGYPRGRIIEIFGPESSGKTTLALHAIAEAQKELGIAAFVDAEHALDPHYARSLGVDIDKLWVSQPDHGEQALEIVESLIRSGAVDIIVVDSVAALTPRAEIEGDMGDSHMGLQARLMSQALRKLTATISKSGTCLMFINQTRMKIGVMFGNPETTTGGNALKFYSTIRMEVRKIETITKGADNPLGNRVRVRVVKNKVAPPFQKVELEIIFGKGISAAGSLLDAAVANGIIDKSGTWYSYGDDRIGQGRENARRFLEEKHDVREAIDERVRTLLFGDASDGAADD
- the greA gene encoding transcription elongation factor GreA; the protein is MTESLLNRIEEMLNEEKWTRAALTGYTTSNFHELDELLREAKEQDVQNAVQELCEDHLQVSRDSIIALYLAGTLTLGRRIVDDSNLVVLTNMFVDSAKWNIVQYLCTGILAHGENKFALRTLADTYDKTGDKEQQYEIWERLIKVDFEDADTARALAEKSEEESDLDSALSYYKKALHRYINRRQHSPIKQVWGKIIELQPDDLEGLMQIEARVARALGGDRAVSLLEVLYPHFREDENWDASVAILKRILYHDPKNNGARAELVDVYSNRYAGHSHLDDYIKISNLSQSWRNVHEAIADFEKHISFDEGHYVFHRTWGLGRIKSIKDDQFVIDFLKKRGHKMSLKMAVSALHILANDHFWVIRATVPRDKIKDRVKADPVWALRTIIKSFNNAADMKRIKAELVPRILTPSEWTKWSTTARRILKTDSIFGSPPGKLDLYSVRDRPISFEEKTFNKFRSAKTFLSRVQTLHEFLDLAQPDSEYLGDMYQYFAGFLKASSGQIENSIASLLIVERLNRDYPYLDPNMRVAFADQFADIDDLEFVFAALDSAGLARDFLTHVRNDIGAWPHVYARIFLFHPLRQIVDTLVSPEHADVVSRLVSDIVDDYRDYRLPFVWLVRNEGDTGWLAKHDVRQEKVLIGMIHLLDLTYRDIGNKRDPQVNRKLNRQIADYLFKEHHLDDFIATAGEESITRIYTLVEDVKDLDPSIKLRLRQQIKERFPSYRFADEAEKETVRLGLLVTRAGYEGRQRELREILEVEIPENSKEIGLALQKGDLRENAEYKAALEKQEQLKNSVSRLQEDLQNAQIFDLNEANAAMISFGTRVKLTNIESNATEQYLILGPWESDPNRNIISYLSPLGAELWNHRANDELEFTINNKDFRYRIDRIDKIAQLDAVGAGS